A single Mercenaria mercenaria strain notata chromosome 9, MADL_Memer_1, whole genome shotgun sequence DNA region contains:
- the LOC123548161 gene encoding leucine-rich repeat-containing G-protein coupled receptor 5-like, with product MEKSIIILLCIFSAVSTTQAYLLGGTTNVYSHDCLPPACKGCGYFNYASPIATVNDFLITCNRAQLSTFPTVNSINISQNSVKIDLSSNYFTNIPGNVFHQVHLQSQAKVTMKLDFNSISGIDGNAFNGISMQITSLDLSYNRLDNIPSAIGTLNNLRSLYLKENPLSHVDNSVTTGFSHSLTYFNFDFDYLPSWPNSFKNLSALEYLEINDIANELIDASIFDGFANSLKELSLLYDVRDNGPNFLTIPPAVTHLQNLQTLTIGGEVYCTCNLSYLKNWQVPSFIKAAGKSFLPCNDSNILVDDYIHTVGQQCH from the exons ATGGAAAAAAGCAtcatt atattgttATGTATCTTCAGTGCTGTTTCCACAACCCAAGCTTACCTGTTAGGCGGAACAACCAATGTATACTCTCACGACTGTCTACCGCCGGCGTGCAAAGGGTGCGGCTATTTCAATTACGCAAGTCCGATTGCAACCGTCAACGATTTCCTGATTACGTGCAACAGGGCCCAGTTGTCGACATTTCCAACGGTTAATTCAATAAACATCAGTCAAAATAGTGTTAAGATAGATCTTAGTTCTAATTACTTTACAAATATACCAGGAAATGTCTTCCACCAAGTTCATCTTCAAAGCCAGGCAAAGGTCACAATGAAGCTGGACTTCAACTCCATTTCTGGCATCGATGGAAACGCTTTTAATGGCATATCAATGCAGATAACAAGTCTAGATCTCTCCTATAACCGACTAGATAACATACCGTCGGCTATTGGTACGCTAAATAACCTCAGATCCCTGTACTTAAAGGAAAACCCGCTAAGCCATGTAGACAATTCCGTTACGACAGGTTTTAGCCACTCTTtaacatatttcaattttgatttcGATTATCTTCCATCATGGCCAAATTCTTTCAAAAACCTATCTGCTTTGGAATATCTAGAAATTAATGACATAGCAAATGAGCTGATTGACGCCAGCATTTTTGACGGGTTTGCAAATTCCCTGAAAGAACTTTCTTTACTATATGATGTGCGAGATAACGGTCCGAACTTCCTTACAATTCCGCCAGCAGTTACACATTTGCAAAACCTTCAAACTTTGACTATAGGAGGAGAGGTCTATTGTACTTGCAATCTGTCTTATCTTAAGAACTGGCAggtgccaagttttatcaaagcTGCAGGAAAAAGTTTTCTTCCTTGTAACGATTCTAATATACTTGTTGATGATTACATTCATACAGTTGGGCAACAATGTCATTAA